DNA sequence from the Halogranum gelatinilyticum genome:
CGCTTGATGAATCAGTTTCCGACGCTGTCGTCGACCGTCATTTCCCGACGAAGAAAACACTCGAAGGCTGTCATTCCGTCCCGGCCACATGGGAGGAGAGAATCGAGGCACTCCTCCGGGTTGACGATACGGAACAGTTCTCAACCGAGATTGCCCGCTCATGGGGCGCGATCCTTGGCAGCCACCTCGACAGTCAAATGGTCGGTCAGGATACGTCACATCTCGTCTGTGACTCCGGTACTGCTCGGGCACTATTTATCGGTACTATCGAGACGATACTCCGCTCTGGCTCGAACGACGACGAGCTGTCAGCGACGCTCGATATGCTCTCCTCGCATCTCGAGGGCGTATACCTCCTGCCCTGCCGTCGCACCAGCGAGAACGGAGTAGTCGGTGACGACGCCGAAGAAACACACTCTGAGAGTGATGCGGCGGATAGTACCCTCCTCGTTCCCATCGAGGCACGATCGGGGCCAAATCCGAACGAGCGTGGGACGAGCCGCACACGGTCAGTCATCTGGGACGTCAACTCACCGGAACGAGACACCCAACCGCCTGAAGTACCGCGTGAGAAGTCGAGTTTCCGAGTCTACTTCTTGGATCGAGCAGTCGAACAGAACGAACGGGCCCGTCGCGTTCTTGACCTCGCTGGTCGACCGTGGGGAGTTCGTGTCTACGATGGCACGCCGAGCTACTTCCGCGAACTCCTGGATACATTCGCGATGGACGACTCGACGCGTGTGAAGGCGCTGGACTTCTACTTCCTCGCGAAGCAGATCAACAAACTCGGGAGCGAGTCGACGGACCTTCAGACAGACGAGGGGTCGTTTGTTCCGACTGAATACGTGAAATCCGCGGTTGCACGGTCAGAAGGTGACCAGCGGCAAAACCTTCGCCGACGCCTGAATCTCCGAAATAATCGACTCACCCTCCCGCGAGAGGGAGGCACCCATTCTATCCGAGAAACGATACTCGGCGACGATTGGCAGCGTATCCGGGCGCTAGCCCACGGAGAGGATGCGACTGAAGACTGGGACACATTCGATGGGAATGCAAGTGCGACATGGCCAGCGCCGACTGAAGAGGCGTGGGTTCCGATTGCCGGTGCGCTTGAGACTGACGACGCTCACGAGCGAATCGCGAAAACACTCTCGTTGTTCGGTGTCTCGGTGCTTCCCGATATCCGGACGGTGTGGATGTATGGGTCCGGGCATCCACGAACTCGAGGCGGCGCATCCTGGGATCCCGTCGAGTGGTCTTCAGGCGACTTTCTGGCGGGTGACGGCGTCCCGGAGAGTGCTGACGCACTCCAGCGTTCCTTAGAAGATGCAGGAAACGTCTATCAACAGTGGATCACGGCGCCGGGAAGACATCCACAAACAACTGCCGAGCACTCCAACAAATGTAACGTCAAGACAGATGGCGTCCTCAGAGACGTCTTCCTCGCAACGTGGATCTGGTTCGACGACCTCGACGCAGTTCAGCGGCTCGGCGAAGAGAATCTCCTCGAACTCCTCCACCGGTACGAAGGCAAGTTCACCAAGTCGATTCTTGAGACGGGATGGACCTGCTCGCATGGTCATCAGCGTGACGGCTACGGATGGTCGAAGTCTATCCCGACGCTCCTGAACTGGCAGCTTCGCCAACTGGCAGTCTGGGACGCGACCGTAACAACGAATCCAGAACTTCAAGACCCCTGGGGAGATGACGCTGCCCGATTTGCCTACACAGTCGTAAAGACAGGGTCGCGTGGGGCTAGAGCCTCTCGACTCTTCCCGCACATTGATCCGGATGACCTCGATCTCTCTGAAGAACTGCTCCGAAAGCTGGGAGTGAAACCAGTCGGTTCGTTCGATGCAACTGAAGCTGCATGGCATCTTCACCGGCTCCTCGAAGTCCTCGCTGTCGACGGCCCAAACGAGGAACCGGTCGCTCTCGATATCCCCGACGACCGGGATAATGATTGGAACGCAGCTTACACGGCGCTCCTGGAACCAATTCTGCGCCAGCTGCCTGCAGAGGACCCAGCAGCAGAAGATGTCGACTTGCCGTTCCTGTCCCACCTCCCGATTAAGCGTAGCGGTGAGTGGCAAGTCGCGTCGCTAGAGTGGCTGGCAAAGAACGCCGACAAGGGTCGCTACTACGAGGATCAGTCACCGAAGCCGTGGGAACGCCGTGCCGTCGAACAGGGCGGACACTGGCTCCTACCCCGAACTGCGTCAGGGCCGTTTACCCGGCTCACCAACGCTCTCGGGATTGCGCGAGTCGACGCGTCGAAACCAATATTCGATGCGGACGAGCTGACATTCACGGACGAGTCAGTCGCCGAATTCCGTTCGGCACTCCGTGATCGGATGGTGCTCCTCGTTGCATCACTCGAACAGCGGAGTGAGGATCGAATCCGCGAATTTGCAGATGATTTAGACGCCGCAATCGCGGAGCTTCGAGTGGCTGAACAGTTCCCCGAAGCCATCGACGATGATTTTGACGCCCCGAAATCGGGGCTCTACGCACCTCGAAACGGTGAAGAAGCCTTCGTGTTCAATTCAGCAGCCTTCGACGACGGACTCACCCTCGCCGGGCTCGCGAACGCTGTCTCGCTGCTAGCCGAACAACCGACGACAATCGCAACGTTTCGGGAGGCACTCGACGACGACGTCTCACCAGCAGAACTCACGAAGAGATGGCAACGTCGAACCTTTCCTGTCGACGACGTCGCACGAGTTCTGGGAACGAGACGGCGTCGAGACCTCCGTCAACAGCTTGAGGCCATTACCTCCTTGGTTGAACGCTTCGATGGCGCGGTCGCTCCGACAGTCGATGACGTTATTGAAGCAGTCGAGAGCGAGAACGACACCGCAGTACAAGACTTCAAGCGGGCCATGTGCAGCGACGAAGCCACTACCTTAGATAGAACGTCTCCCCAAGCAATATTTGTTCGCGACGTCCGGGAGAACCTTCCTTCCGAGATCGGATTTGTTCTCAATCGTCTCTTTGGTGAGGACCGGCGTCCGTGGCGAGAAATAATCTTGGAGTCTGAAAGTGGGCACGAATCAGTGTTAATTGACTGGCTAGCAAAGAACGCGAGAGCGCTTGATGCGACATCGTGTTTCCCACAGTCTGTTCCGTCCGCTTACGTCCGTGTACTCGCTGTCATGAACGTTTGGGATCGGACGGAGACGACAGATCTCCACGACATCGATGTGTGGCGGTCACGGCTTCGCACCTTGTCGACGGAGTCAAGCGTTAAGTGGACTGATCGGCTCCCAGACCGATTACAGAACGAAGGTGCAGACGGCGAGCTATTATTCTACTATTCCCCCGATGAACGGTTCCAGTCGCAGATCGTCAACCCATTCCTTGAGAAACTCTCGGGAGCAATCGCGAGCGAAACAGCGAATCTGGAGGCAATGCTTCGACGGTATATCCTCAAGGGAGAGCTACCAGAAGATGAGGCTACTGTCTCTGCTGCTGATCATCAGGATGGCGCACTTGCTGACCTCCAGTCGGCTGCAATGAGTGGACAGCAATTCTCAACTGAGAGCCTTCTTGACTCCGGGTTCGACGTGCAAACCGCCTCGACACGGACGACTGGTAGTGGCGGTGGTGGTGGTAGTACGCAGTATCGCGGTCGGGGCCAGCAAGGTGAGGCTGCGACTCTTGTCGCAATTCTGGATGATACTGCGTCGTGGCTTGACGACCAACCGGTCGGAATGATTCGAATGGTTCGCTCAAAGTTCCGTGCGCTTTACGACGATCAGCAGAACGGGGACCACGATTGGCATCTCGAGCGAGTTTGGAACCAGGAACTACTGCCGCTGCTGGCGGGAGGCGGGTTGACTCGTGACTCCATTGTCAATTGGCGCGACCACCTGGGTGATGGACGGCTCCGAGATCACCCGCTTGTCAGGCTCTGTAACGTCACACTCGAGCAGGGTCCTGGTTTCGACATAATCGACCCCTTTGGGCCCTTGTCAGGTCCTCGCCGAGAGTTCGACATTGACCAGTTCGTTCCTGTCGAAGTGAAGGCCGTTGGTGGACGTTCCCCGCCATTCCACTTCCGGCTAACAACCAACGAATACCGCCGGTGTAAGGCATTCCTCCGAAACGACCGCCCGTATGTGATTCGTCTTGTCTATGTTCCTGCTCCTGGAACGTCCAACTGGGCGTCGGAAACAAAATTTGTCTCCGAAATCGTTCTCGAAGATGTTTCGGATGCCGAGTCTCTGGTTCGAGGGAATCCCTTTGAGGAGGTTGTAAAAGGCGGATATATGAATATGAGTGTAGACCAGTGAATAGCCTCTAACAAGCAGTTTGGTAGAGGAAGCAGTCATGCCCCTGAATTCAGTGAATCACTGATTCACTGATCAGCGTCTTGCTTTGCGAGCTCGCGAATCTTCTCTTTCGTTTCTTCTCGGTACTCGCCAAAGGCCACCTCGAAGACGCCGCGGTAGAAGTGTTTGTTCTTCTCCAGCGTAACGTCCTCGCGTTTCAGCTGCTTCTTCAGGCGAGTAAATGTGATTTCGATGTCCTCACTCTGCTCCGGTTCGACGTATATCGTGGCTGAATCCCAATCCTCGCGGATATTCAGCGGCTCATCGTCTGTTTCTTCTGCTCCACTCGTCGACGATTCGTCGCTCGTCGTGGCTGCGGTTTCTTGGTTGTTTGACCGTTGTTCAGTGGCCGCTGTAGTATCGCCACCCTCCGCTTCTGGTTCTGACGACGTCTCCGAACCTCCGTCCTCGGCGCTAGCGTCTTCGTCTTTCCCTTCGTCTGAAGGATCCTCGAATCGCTCGTCCATTCCTCGGGGCATACTTACGCCTCCACCTGCGTCTTGTCGAACGCTCGTTCCATCGTCCGTGCAACTTCCAGGAAGAGGTCACGCTCTACTTGTTGATCGTTCGGATCCTCCCACTCGAAAATATCTCGTCCGTTGTCCCACGCGCGCTGAATCGCCACTCGCATTGGGAGCTTGAAAATCGGTGCCATCGACGCGAAAGACTCGTCGAAGGCGTTGAGGAATTTTTTCGACTGACCGTCGTCCCGGTACATATTCGCCAGGAGTCCGACGATCGCAATCTCAATCTGCTGGTTGTCTTCGATGGACTCCAGCTGGTCCCACAGGTCATCAAGTGCGTCCCGCGACGTTGCTTGGGTCTGTGCAGCCAGGAAGACGTTCTGGGCCGCAATGAACGCCGCGTCGGTCAGTACGGAGAGGTCTGGTGGGCAGTCGATTACGATGAAATCGTAGTTGTAGCCGTCGTCGACCATCTCTTCGAGAGCGAGTTTCAGCGAGAGGCGAGCGTTCGCATCATCCATCCAATCTCGAGCAAGGCCCATGTCCTTGTGACTGGGAATCAGGTCGAAGTTCAGATGGTCGTATTCGTCGGCCTCGATCACGATCTCTGAAAGACTCGTATCGTGCGTGCGCGGATTGTCGACGAGTACGTCGAGCAGGTTCGCGTCATCGGTAACAAGTGTATTGGGGAGTTCGTTCTTCGGGCTGGAAGGATCGTTGTCGTCGCCAGGCCCCAGACCGAGGCCTTTCGTCATGTCGGCCTGTGGGTCCATATCGATTGCAAGAACATCGTGGCCGCGAGTTGCCAGCGCCGCTGCGCTGTTGATCGTTGCCGTTGTCTTTCCAGTCCCGCCTTTCTGGTTCCCGAAGGCAATCGTCGGGATACCGGTCGATGGTGTGACGCCCCATCCACGAGGTGTCTCGGTCATAGTTCGATCATTGAATCAATGACTCATAAATCCATGTCAGACACTCAGTCGTATCTCTCTTAACCTGGTTCTGCCGAATACGGGCGACAGAATAGCTGTAGAGTGCAATTCCTCGTTCTCTGTTCTCTATCACTGAATCATTGATTCTTGTATTCAATGATTCACAACATCCAGATTTCTTTGATTCATTGATTTATTGCGCGGGTTACGGTCCCTGAATCCGCAATTCAAGTTCTCAGACTCTCACTGATTCACTGATTCAATGATTCCATTACTCTTTGATTTCTTGACTCCCATATCTTTGTGTCGCCGTTGACTCTCTGAATCATGCAATCTCTGACTCACGACTTCCAGTACTCACTACTTCCTTGATTCTGTGATTCAATGATTCAAAGGATCAATTGTCAATCAAGGAGTGACCACGGAAAGGGTGGTAGATGATGCTACGTTCTCTCTCCGAAGGCTTCGTCCAGTTGTTCTCGCATGAACTCGCGCCGGACTCGACGGGAACGCGAGTCAGAGAGGTAATTCTGCATCACCACCCGAGGATCGCTACTCCCCTGCTCTGCAGCGATTTCGTCGACGCCTTCAAGTACACCTTCGAGTACTGCGGTATAGGTGTCGTACCAGAACCGACGACAGAGCTGCGGACTCGGTCGCTCTCCAGCGATTCGCTCCGGGAGACCTGCTTTCGATGCAAGCTTCTGGAACCAATTACGAATCGTATCCCGGGTCACGTACGGCGTTTCTCCTTGTGAGGACGGGAACAGGTATCCAGTCCACTCCTCGTCTTCCGCTAGTTCGTCGATCCGGGAGTCGAACACGTCCATCCCGTAGAGGAGAGACACCTCACCGGGCCCGTTCTTACGGCTACCGAACGTGATGAAGGGGACGTCGTCTTCGGGAACATCACGGTGGAACTGCGAGACGTGGAGTGCTGCGACCTCACTCGCTCGTAGTCCCCAGCCAGCTAACGCCACGATGAGCAGTTGTTCTCGCGTCGTGTCCGCCGCCTGCATCAGCTCCCGGATATGACTTGCCGAAAGGGACGGTGTCGGGGAATCTTCGACTTCCCACTTGAATTCGTCGTAGAGGCCGCTTGCAGGGTTCATCGAGGCAACCCGCCGACCGACCAGATGCTGATACCACGCGTCGACGACGCGCCGCACACGCTGGAGCGTCTGGGCACTGTACTCTCGTTCTGTTCCCTCGTTCAACCAGTCGAATGCCGCATAGACCGCGTCAACGGCTTCGTAGGCTGGATTCTCTTGGTCTCGTTGAATCGGTGTGAGGAGGTCGTCTGTACCGTTTGCCTCTCGGTAAGCACGGACGTAGAGATTCAGTCGCGTTCGGAGGGCGTCGACGGACGACGTCGCAAGACTGTATCGTGATTTCCGTCGGTTGAGGAACTGTTCGAGGGCGTCGATTGTCGCATCGTCCGTTGTTGCCCATGAGTAGCCTTCTTCACCGTCACCAAGCCCGAGGTCCTCGGCCCAGAACTCACCGAACGAACGGCCGTGATGGCGACGGAGAGCCGCGAGGAATGACCGGGCATCGTGATCTCGAAACCATTGATGGGTGGGTTTCTCTCTCGACGGGTCGATATCCTCTGCTTCGAGGCAGGGGGCGATCTCGTCCCAGTACAGCTCCGTGAAGTCCTCGAGCGAACACGAGGTCCATCGGACACTCTCGAATGATGGCACCTGCTCAGCGTCGGTCTCGCCCTCCTGTTCGACATCAGACCGACTCATGATAGTGTTCTCTGCAGGCTTCGAACGGTTGCAACTGGGTTTCTGCAGAAATTGGCTAGAAGCCCAATCGCGCTGCGGTATGGCGATTCTAAGAGTGGCATATTCGGGTTACTCAGCGTTTTAGTCGGATTCCTTATCAGTTTGTGGGTTCGGCTGACCGGGAGAGTCTGCTAAACCCACGACTAAACCCACGGGAAAATGCGCCAAGCGAATAAACTGTATGTTGCGATATGGACTTCTCGGGAGGATTGAGATTGAGATTACAATATGTCATTCTCTCCGATAGACATTTGACCACGGCAATTATTGGATTACAAAATATGGTGGATGTCGAGTCTGTTGCCGTATTCAGTTGCGAAATGGGTGAGGAAATCGAAAATCCGACCCCAGATCTTGTTGGTACACTTGACGGGGACGATTTAGTCACTGATGCTGGTGCAGAAGCCGAGCGTATTGTCGCAAGTATGCTGCGGGACACGCTAGGGCGACGTTACAATAGTGACGACACGAAGAACGCCCGAAATCACATCTTCACCGATGCCGCTCGCAGTGCATCGGTAAATCTTGAGGGGGAGGGCCGTACGACTGTGGAATTACTGGAAAAAGTTCGGGACGGGAGTGATATCGAAAGCGCTGGAGAGTCTCTTTCTCAGCTCTATCTTAATGAAGCACGCTCTGTCTCTGACCTTCTCATCTACACTCAATTTAGCGAGTACGACGAAACATTCGCAGCGATTCTGAAAACTCCCTATCTGGAAGGCGCTCACGAAATCGACCTCGACCACGAAGATACAGAAGCAGTCTTCACCGAGAACGAGCGCGTTATTCAAGAAGAGACCGACAAGAGCGTCGTCTATCCCAAGTACGACAAATTTGAGGAGGTAATCGACGAAGATAGTGCACAGCTGTATCAGGAAGGAGGAGCACAACACTACGCCAAGTATTGGTACGGCTTCCTGAATCTCAAAGCAGCGCCGCACCCGGACGAACTAGTTGAATCCGCAATCAAGCAACGTGCCAGCGAAAGTGAAACCTCGGCAGCTTTCTCCACGTATCAGGACTTCACTGATGGGGGTCCAATCACGCTGGATGATGAGGACGGAACAGAGGTAAACGTCGATCAGGGGGACGTTAGTGTTCGAATTGCAGGGAAATCGATTCGTGTGTCAATAAGCGAATTGCGTGACAGTGATAACGTCCAACTCGCACGAGACGGTGATCAGTTTTATCTGCTACTTTCTGATCTACAGCCGGAACTCACAGTCGGAAGTGGGAATGGAAAGCGCTCGTTGGTCGACGACCTGTCTAATGTTCCTGACATCCGAGACCTGTTCTAGCCTATTCAAATGACGCCTCGTGAGTTCATTCAAAGGATAGTCGCAGTTTCGAGTACCGGATCAGTCAATGATGAAGCCCTCTCTAATCTCTCGATCGATACTGAGGCCAGCTCTCTGTCCGAGGACACATTCAAAAATCTATTCGAGGCTTGGGATTCGTTTCCTGCGTATTTTAGCGGCTTTCGCTTGATAGCTGATGATCAGCGATTGTTCGAATTGTCTGGGAGAGAACTCAGCGTAAACGACGAAGGTCTACAGGCGCTCGCTGACCGCGATCTGGACCCTGCCGTCGATGTCGATTATTATCGTGATGGGTTCGACCGGTACTATCCAGATGAGATTCGGAACGCTGCTGGCTTGATTTATGAATTTGCATCAAAACTCAACGATGCGAGTACCCGCGTCACTATCGAGATAGGCCTTCAAAAGCGGACGATTGCCTCCGACCTTCTCGGCGATGAGTTAACTTCTGATTTTGATTTGAACCCTCTCCTCTGGTGGACGCCATCAGATTTCTTCGAATGGATCGGAAGTCACAGCCCACATGAGGTTGCAGCTGAGCTCTTCGAATACGAATCCTTCCCTGTGTTTCTCTTTCTTCAGAATGCTCCAGATGAGATCTTCCCCGTTCCAATGTGGACTGCGAGTAGCGTTGAAACACTCCCAAAGGAGGAAGTCGAGGAGGCTGCCGACCAATACTTTGACTCGATGTCTGCTTCCCGAAAATTCACTCACTGGCGTGGAGACCTTTCACCAATCCACCCTTCGGTAGTTGAGGGCCTCTGGGAAACCTGCGACAATGAACAAGTCTCTCCTCTCTATGCATACTCTCTCTTAGGAGTTCTCTCCGCAGCTGTTGACCGCGACGGTCAGACGATGCAGTTCCTATTCTCTAGTGAACCTGAATTCAACCCCCGGATTGACTTGTCCGAGCAATGTGCAGAGTGGGGCAGGAATGGAATCTGCGCGATTAGAGACCTTCATCAATCGTTTGAAGCTGAAGAGAAAAAAGACGCATTTCGGGATCTCTGGCAGTTGGCGATAACCGAACACTGTCGAGGTACGGAGCGTGGCATCGAGATGCTCCCAGAGGTCATTGAGGACGTTAAATCGAGTTACCAGGATCTCCAGGTATCTGCTGTCGAAGAAAATTTCGAAGCTCTAAGTGATGTACTTGAAGACACGCAGACTTTGATGGCTGGATTGACTGAGAGGCTTTCGTCGGCAGCCAATGAAACTTCTCAAGATATCCAACGATTGACGTTCACACTCCTTGGTGCAATCGTCGCGAACATCTTCTTGGTACTTCGATGGAGCGACCGAGATCTGGTGCCCCCGTTTTCGATTTTTGTTCTTATTGTGATTGTTGGGTTCTACCTCCCTCTCATTCAGGGGAGAATTGAGGACCTGAACGACACAATCACAGAGGTGAAGAACGACTACGAATTCTACGAGAAGCACATCCGCCGGTTCAACAAGGATCTATTCCGGTTTGGTGATCTGGAAGAGCGGAAATCAGCATACGTGGGGTTAGCTGAAACGCAGCGGCAGCGGGCACAAACCCAGCTTCGAAGAGTCTTCTACGCTCTACTCACCGTCTGGTGTGGATTGGCAATCTGGTCTGGGTTCGCATTTTCGTTCGGACAACCGCAGTCACTTGCGTTAGCGGTCTCTGGTGTCGTGCTCGCAATCCTTTCTTTCGCTCCCACTGATGGACCGTTCGGCCACAGCGGCTACGAGTATTTTAGCAGAGCAGCGGCGATAGTCACTCTCGTCATCATCGGCCTTTCATTCGTTTATCCTCTCCTTCCGCTGTTTATCGGAATGATCCTGAATTTCTGATTAGGCTGCACCGACGACACATTTTTGAAACTCACCTGAGTCCGATAGTCCGTGTCAATTACACGAGCGAAGTCTATTGATTCTCTCTACGAGGAATGCAAGGATTTCGACCTTGTGCTCGTGCCGGACGCGCCGATGGCAAGCGCCCTGAACCGGCGTCTCGACCAACCCCACTTCGGGCCGTTCGCGATTACCCCACGGCGCCTGGCGGCTCGACGCCGAGAACAGGCTGAGGATCGACTCGCGTTTCTCGAAATCATCGAGACGACGGATCTCAACTGGAAGGAGACGTCCTATGCGGTCGGGAACATCCTCCAATGCTGGGAGTACCAAGGGACGGCTGAGGCTGTTCTCGACTACGAACAGTTCGCGACGACGGCAACGCACACCGCTGTCGACTGCATCGCCGATATGGACACGACGTCCAAGCGCCTCACCGAGTACAGCATCGACGCCGACACGTCGGTCGCCGTCGTCGGACTCAAGCAGCTCACCGAACTCGAACGCTCGATCCTTCCTCCAGACTACGAGACGGTCGACCCGTTCACCGAAGAGTCGTTCGACCATCCACCGTTCCGAATTCTCTATTCGCCGGCCGCAATCGTCGACGTTGTCCTCGACACGGTCACCCCCGAAAACGCCGGAGACGTGGCTGTCGTCCTCGATGCAGCCAGTCAATATTCCTCACTCATTGAGTCGGCGCTGGAAGCCGCAGATATTCCATACTACGGTGGTCCAGGGTTCACCGACGATGCACGTCACCGAGCATTCCTGCAGCTGCTTCGAAGTGCGCACGCTGGCCGAGATACGCGGGTTGGCGACGTTCGACCACTCCTCACCCAGCTCGGGATGTCAATCGATATCGAACACGACGAGAAGCGTCTCTTCGACCTCGACCGCCCGGAAGTGGACTGGCTCCTCGAGTTCCGTGACGAGATTCGCACCAGCACGTTCGAGGAAGCCATCGACGTATACGAGGACGTCACAGACACCACCATCGACGCATTCAGAGAGGAACTCGCGACCCTCGGTATCCTCGACGACCCCGTCACCGAATCGGCAGTCGACCGGCTCGAATTCTATCTACAGTCCTACGAAGTCCCTGTGGACCGCGAAAACGAAGGTGTCCTGCTGGCCGATGCGAAATCGGCCGCGCACGTCGACCGCGCCGTGGTGTTCTATCTCGGCCTCGACGAAGGGTGGACGCATTCGTCGCCTCGTCGACCGTGGGTCAACCGGGATCAAGAGTTCGAGCGGAACATCCGACAGTTCCAACTCCTGCTCCAGAACGGAGTCGACCAGTACTACCTCGTGCAGGACACCGCCGGTGGGACGCCGGTCACCCCGTGTCTGTACTTCGAAGAGCTGTTCGAGGAAGAGTTCGACCGATTCAGTGACTTGGACTCACTGCAACACTCACGAGCATTTCGACCAACGCAGGACGGGTTCGAAAGAGAACCACTCGACGTCCTTCCTGAGGAGGTCACCGCACTGAGCCAGTCGAGCCTGAACACCTACGTCAACTCCCCCCGCGATTACTTCTTCAGCCGAGTCGTCGACAACCCGGACAAAGAGCACTTTAGGGAAGGGAACCTGTTCCACGACTTCGCAGAGTTCTACGTCTCACATCCGGACGTCATCACGACGGACACGCTCGACGAGGTCGCAGCAGTCATTCTCGACGAGGTTGACCCGTTCCTCCGCGGCGTCGACCGGGAGGTCCGACTCACGAAATACCGCGTCGGGCTCCAGACCATCGTCGAGTTCCTCGATGCAAACCCGCCTCAGGGTGATGGTCTGGCGACGCCTGATAGTGGCTGGGGAGAGAACTTCTTCGCTGAGTATTACGACCGCCCTATCGACGCGTCGCACACTGAACGCCGGTTCGAGAACACTAACCTCGGGTTGAAGGGAAAGATCGACCTCGTTCACAGCCCTGCCCGACTCCTCGACTACAAGAGCGGCGCAAAGAAGTCGGCATACTCCGTCGTCAAGCACTCGGCGCTCGACCCACCGAGCGACAAACCGAATTTCCAGGCATTGCTGTATCTCGCTCACCAGCGCACTGAGCGCCCGGATGAGGAACTTCGATTCACGTTCTTCCACTTCCTCGAAACGCTCGACGATGTGGTGACTGGGGATGGGTCTCTCGAGGACTGCCTC
Encoded proteins:
- a CDS encoding AI-2E family transporter; the protein is MTPREFIQRIVAVSSTGSVNDEALSNLSIDTEASSLSEDTFKNLFEAWDSFPAYFSGFRLIADDQRLFELSGRELSVNDEGLQALADRDLDPAVDVDYYRDGFDRYYPDEIRNAAGLIYEFASKLNDASTRVTIEIGLQKRTIASDLLGDELTSDFDLNPLLWWTPSDFFEWIGSHSPHEVAAELFEYESFPVFLFLQNAPDEIFPVPMWTASSVETLPKEEVEEAADQYFDSMSASRKFTHWRGDLSPIHPSVVEGLWETCDNEQVSPLYAYSLLGVLSAAVDRDGQTMQFLFSSEPEFNPRIDLSEQCAEWGRNGICAIRDLHQSFEAEEKKDAFRDLWQLAITEHCRGTERGIEMLPEVIEDVKSSYQDLQVSAVEENFEALSDVLEDTQTLMAGLTERLSSAANETSQDIQRLTFTLLGAIVANIFLVLRWSDRDLVPPFSIFVLIVIVGFYLPLIQGRIEDLNDTITEVKNDYEFYEKHIRRFNKDLFRFGDLEERKSAYVGLAETQRQRAQTQLRRVFYALLTVWCGLAIWSGFAFSFGQPQSLALAVSGVVLAILSFAPTDGPFGHSGYEYFSRAAAIVTLVIIGLSFVYPLLPLFIGMILNF
- a CDS encoding PD-(D/E)XK nuclease family protein, with the translated sequence MSITRAKSIDSLYEECKDFDLVLVPDAPMASALNRRLDQPHFGPFAITPRRLAARRREQAEDRLAFLEIIETTDLNWKETSYAVGNILQCWEYQGTAEAVLDYEQFATTATHTAVDCIADMDTTSKRLTEYSIDADTSVAVVGLKQLTELERSILPPDYETVDPFTEESFDHPPFRILYSPAAIVDVVLDTVTPENAGDVAVVLDAASQYSSLIESALEAADIPYYGGPGFTDDARHRAFLQLLRSAHAGRDTRVGDVRPLLTQLGMSIDIEHDEKRLFDLDRPEVDWLLEFRDEIRTSTFEEAIDVYEDVTDTTIDAFREELATLGILDDPVTESAVDRLEFYLQSYEVPVDRENEGVLLADAKSAAHVDRAVVFYLGLDEGWTHSSPRRPWVNRDQEFERNIRQFQLLLQNGVDQYYLVQDTAGGTPVTPCLYFEELFEEEFDRFSDLDSLQHSRAFRPTQDGFEREPLDVLPEEVTALSQSSLNTYVNSPRDYFFSRVVDNPDKEHFREGNLFHDFAEFYVSHPDVITTDTLDEVAAVILDEVDPFLRGVDREVRLTKYRVGLQTIVEFLDANPPQGDGLATPDSGWGENFFAEYYDRPIDASHTERRFENTNLGLKGKIDLVHSPARLLDYKSGAKKSAYSVVKHSALDPPSDKPNFQALLYLAHQRTERPDEELRFTFFHFLETLDDVVTGDGSLEDCLTTVTYYPHSYEEYIASPAVFTELQEDAANDCNKTFSKSTYEVYQAVLDAYAFPDTSDSDELIESEFGRALTERLIADVGDYKYVKNGCKQALRHLLRIRNQNYFTGDVDAFEQFVRDRLSELNDRRAGDERFPVQGLGGDPNYRYVDNRDCILEGGSR